From Choloepus didactylus isolate mChoDid1 chromosome 25 unlocalized genomic scaffold, mChoDid1.pri SUPER_25_unloc1, whole genome shotgun sequence, a single genomic window includes:
- the LOC119525349 gene encoding ankyrin repeat domain-containing protein 26-like produces MGREWLGWAACPGQKPTHKTRSDRLAAHLGARQLGWRRWRGGWLPGRHSFCRRKSDQSLSSGSPGGSGYRLRDRDLGKIHRAASRGNVAKVQQILLLGKNGVNDTDKKSRSALHLACANGHAEVVNLLVERKCQLNFYDNEQTTALMKAVQCKSEECVTILLQHGADPHIADAGGNTALHYAVCAQHIPIAAKLLSYDADIEARNKDDLTPLLLAVKENKQQMVEFLVKKEANIHAVDKAKSSHQLISEYKEKKLPVSSSQNNNP; encoded by the exons ATGGGCCGTGAAT ggctgggctgggctgcctGCCCAGGCCAGAAGCCCACACACAAAACCCGCAGTGATCGGCTGGCAGCCCACCTCGGAGCGCGGCAGCTGGGCTGGCGGAGGTGGCGCGGAGGATGGCTCCCGGGCAGACACAG CTTCTGTAGGAGGAAGAGCGATCAGTCCCTGAGCTCCGGCAGCCCCGGCGGGTCGGGGTACCGCCTCCGGGACCGGGACCTTGGCAAGATCCACAGGGCCGCCAGTCGCGGCAATGTGGCCAAAGTGCAGCAGATCCTGTTGCTCGGGAAAAATGGCGTGAATGACACGGACAAAAAGAGCAG GAGCGCTCTGCATCTGGCCTGTGCCAATGGCCATGCAGAAGTGGTAAATCTCCTGGTAGAGAGAAAGTGCCAGCTGAACTTCTACGACAATGAACAAACGACAGCTCTGATGAAG GCTGTACAATGCAAGTCAGAGGAATGTGTAACCATTCTGCTACAACATGGTGCTGACCCACATATTGCGGATGCCGGTGGCAACACGGCTCTCCACTATGCCGTCTGTGCGCAGCATATACCAATAGCAGCCAAACTGCTTTCATACGATGCAGATATTGAGGCAAGAAACAAG GATGACTTGACACCACTTTTACTTGctgtaaaggaaaacaaacagcaaatggTGGAATTTTTAgtaaagaaagaagcaaatataCATGCAGTTGATAAGGCAAAAAG CAGTCACCAACTGATTTCtgagtataaagaaaaaaagctacCTGTGAGTTCCTCTCAAAATAATAATCCAG